The Corynebacterium vitaeruminis DSM 20294 genome window below encodes:
- a CDS encoding NUDIX domain-containing protein, with protein sequence MAGIESLSASFHGEGWAAGPGGARMWGRHGAAGLALAAPGEDGWVILMQHRAAWTSNGDTWALPGGAREEHETVAEAAGREVEEETGISPDSYRVLSWAVTAGPFASDPARPSLAGGWTYTTVFALAPGELATTANEESCELRWVPVDQVAALDLMPAFAKSWPRVKDLLIEALGA encoded by the coding sequence ATGGCTGGAATCGAGAGCTTGAGCGCGTCTTTCCACGGGGAAGGCTGGGCGGCGGGCCCGGGCGGCGCGCGCATGTGGGGGCGCCACGGCGCCGCGGGCCTCGCGCTGGCCGCGCCGGGGGAGGACGGCTGGGTCATCCTCATGCAGCACCGCGCGGCCTGGACCAGCAACGGGGACACCTGGGCGCTGCCGGGCGGCGCGCGCGAGGAGCACGAGACCGTCGCCGAGGCCGCGGGCCGCGAGGTCGAGGAGGAGACCGGCATCAGCCCCGATTCCTACCGCGTGCTGTCCTGGGCCGTGACCGCGGGGCCCTTCGCCTCCGACCCTGCCCGGCCCTCGCTCGCGGGCGGCTGGACCTACACCACCGTCTTCGCGCTCGCGCCGGGCGAGCTCGCCACCACCGCCAACGAGGAGTCCTGCGAGTTGCGCTGGGTGCCCGTCGACCAGGTGGCGGCGCTCGACCTCATGCCCGCCTTCGCCAAGTCGTGGCCGCGGGTCAAGGACCTGCTCATCGAGGCGCTCGGCGCCTAG
- a CDS encoding ABC transporter ATP-binding protein, which yields MIEVRGLTKQYGAVRAVDDLTFDVKPGIVTGFLGPNGAGKSTTMRMILGLDTPTAGTATIDGTAYRRLKQPLRTVGALIDAKAVHPNRSAANHLKWIAQTNGIPTSRVEEVLGLVGLSDVAGKKAGGFSLGMGQRLGLAAALLGDPEVLILDEPVNGLDPEGIRWVRDFLRSLAEQGRTVLVSSHLLSEMSQTADELVVIGRGKLVANSTTYEFIKNYASTAVVVRAGDLGTLRDELISRGFEVQEGTDEEERPTLTIPERTSDEVGAIAFEKGIELALLEQRHASLEEAFMQLTGDAVQYHSTITPEQGSLAGKPAPRRAGSHRVRK from the coding sequence ATGATTGAAGTGCGCGGCTTGACCAAGCAATACGGCGCGGTGCGTGCCGTCGACGACCTCACCTTTGACGTGAAACCCGGCATCGTCACCGGCTTTCTCGGCCCCAATGGTGCGGGCAAGTCGACCACGATGCGGATGATCTTGGGGCTCGACACGCCCACAGCCGGCACCGCCACCATCGACGGCACCGCCTACCGCAGGCTCAAGCAGCCGCTTCGCACCGTTGGGGCGCTTATCGACGCCAAGGCAGTCCACCCCAATCGCAGCGCCGCCAACCACCTCAAGTGGATCGCCCAGACCAACGGCATCCCCACCTCCCGCGTGGAGGAGGTCCTGGGGCTGGTTGGGTTGAGCGACGTCGCGGGCAAGAAGGCGGGCGGGTTCTCGCTCGGCATGGGCCAGCGCCTAGGCCTCGCCGCCGCGCTGCTCGGCGACCCCGAGGTCCTCATCCTCGACGAGCCGGTCAACGGCCTCGACCCCGAGGGCATCCGCTGGGTGCGCGACTTCCTGCGCTCGCTCGCGGAGCAGGGACGCACCGTGCTGGTCAGCTCCCACCTGCTGTCGGAGATGTCGCAGACCGCCGACGAGCTCGTGGTCATCGGCCGCGGCAAGCTCGTGGCCAACTCCACGACGTACGAGTTCATCAAGAACTACGCCAGCACCGCCGTCGTCGTGCGCGCGGGCGACCTCGGCACGCTCCGAGACGAGCTTATTAGCCGCGGCTTCGAGGTCCAGGAGGGCACCGACGAGGAGGAGCGCCCCACGCTCACCATCCCGGAGCGCACCTCCGACGAGGTTGGCGCCATTGCCTTCGAGAAGGGCATAGAGCTCGCGCTGCTCGAGCAGCGCCACGCCTCGCTGGAGGAAGCGTTCATGCAGCTGACCGGCGACGCCGTCCAGTACCACTCGACGATCACCCCGGAGCAGGGCAGCCTCGCAGGCAAGCCAGCGCCCCGCCGGGCGGGCAGCCACCGGGTGCGAAAGTAA